The following proteins are encoded in a genomic region of Devosia lucknowensis:
- the cysG gene encoding siroheme synthase CysG has product MGSLNTFPLSFKVKGKRIIIVGGADEALNKVRLVSKTTASIEIYSRQIEADFSAFPVSVHQRGLNVDDIVGAALVFVAEESDDAELAKREARRLGIPLNVVDVPAECDFYTPSIVERAPLTVAISTEGDAPVLARLVRAQIEALLAPGIGKIASLAGGLRHRVESLIHDGAARRRYYEDLVTRPGMDRDAAEALLDQHVAVGSRQGVVWLIGAGPGAEDLLTLRAQRLLQQADVIVHDQLVPSAVVEMGRRDAEQICVGKARGHHSFSQAQINTLIVRLAGEGKRVARLKSGDPMIFGRAGEEIAALRKAGIAYEIVPGVSAALAAAADTATPVTLRQVSTGFVVATAHGADDGDLSHWAALAQSGLTVALYMGKAIAADTARRLIAHGAAPDLPVGIVVNAGRSDSTSYAGTLGGLADGAVDFVDGPAVILVGRAVAHGDWSEAASAAANSFKVA; this is encoded by the coding sequence ATGGGCTCCCTCAACACTTTCCCGTTGAGTTTCAAGGTCAAGGGCAAACGGATCATCATCGTCGGCGGCGCCGACGAAGCCCTGAACAAAGTCCGGTTGGTTTCTAAGACTACTGCTTCGATAGAGATTTATTCCCGACAGATCGAAGCCGATTTTTCCGCATTTCCAGTCAGCGTTCATCAGCGCGGCCTGAACGTCGACGACATCGTTGGCGCAGCGCTGGTGTTCGTTGCCGAGGAAAGCGACGATGCCGAACTGGCAAAGCGCGAAGCCCGGCGGCTGGGTATTCCACTCAATGTCGTCGATGTGCCGGCGGAGTGCGATTTCTACACGCCGTCCATCGTTGAGCGTGCGCCGCTGACGGTTGCCATTTCCACCGAAGGCGATGCGCCGGTGCTGGCCCGGCTCGTGCGCGCTCAGATCGAAGCGCTGCTGGCGCCGGGAATCGGGAAAATCGCTAGTCTTGCCGGTGGCTTGCGTCATCGGGTTGAAAGCCTGATTCACGACGGCGCCGCCCGCCGTCGCTATTACGAGGACCTCGTGACCCGCCCCGGCATGGATCGGGATGCGGCCGAGGCTCTGCTCGACCAGCATGTGGCCGTGGGTTCGCGCCAGGGCGTGGTCTGGCTGATCGGGGCCGGTCCCGGCGCCGAGGACCTGCTCACGCTGAGGGCGCAACGCCTGCTGCAGCAAGCCGATGTCATCGTGCATGACCAACTGGTGCCTTCGGCCGTGGTCGAAATGGGTCGCCGCGATGCCGAGCAGATCTGCGTGGGCAAGGCGCGCGGCCATCACTCCTTCAGCCAGGCTCAGATCAATACCCTGATCGTCCGGCTGGCGGGAGAGGGCAAGCGGGTAGCGCGGCTCAAGTCGGGCGATCCAATGATTTTTGGCCGGGCAGGCGAGGAAATCGCAGCGCTGCGCAAGGCCGGCATTGCCTACGAGATCGTGCCGGGGGTGAGCGCGGCGCTTGCCGCCGCCGCCGACACGGCGACGCCCGTGACGCTGCGGCAGGTCTCGACCGGCTTCGTGGTCGCCACGGCCCATGGGGCGGACGACGGCGACCTCAGCCACTGGGCCGCATTGGCGCAGTCCGGCCTGACGGTGGCGCTCTATATGGGCAAGGCGATTGCGGCCGATACCGCGCGGCGGCTCATCGCGCATGGTGCGGCGCCTGACCTGCCCGTTGGCATCGTCGTCAATGCCGGGCGATCGGACAGCACATCCTACGCCGGGACGTTGGGCGGACTGGCCGATGGCGCCGTGGATTTCGTGGATGGCCCTGCGGTCATCCTCGTCGGACGGGCCGTGGCGCACGGCGACTGGTCCGAAGCGGCGAGCGCCGCCGCAAACTCTTTCAAGGTGGCTTAG
- a CDS encoding 2Fe-2S iron-sulfur cluster-binding protein — protein MTKITYVTTHGERIDTEAENGATVMETAIMNAVPGIVAECGGACTCATCHVYIDDAWRETVGGPSSMEEDMLDFAFDVKDSSRLSCQIKVRDALDGLVVHVPSRQG, from the coding sequence ATGACCAAGATCACGTATGTCACCACGCATGGCGAACGCATCGATACCGAAGCGGAGAATGGCGCGACGGTGATGGAAACGGCCATCATGAACGCGGTACCGGGCATCGTGGCGGAGTGCGGTGGCGCCTGCACCTGTGCGACTTGCCATGTCTATATCGACGATGCCTGGCGCGAGACGGTCGGTGGCCCCTCGTCGATGGAAGAGGACATGCTGGATTTTGCGTTCGACGTGAAAGATTCGAGCCGTCTGAGCTGCCAGATCAAGGTGCGGGATGCTCTGGACGGCCTGGTGGTGCATGTGCCCAGCCGGCAGGGCTGA
- a CDS encoding class I SAM-dependent methyltransferase — MSAPDRIGEFVAAFGDAFADGTITRLKLGGYHGAEADLKSVEGRKVAIKAGERLSLVFRYKTRDITKNIPLDEAKAFLADGLATEYRSARLETTGIDLQFERQGDKQRLKRSEVAGRDAVEASHDRSKNRALSDTSSPWLHALGITGKDGAVRNDAQDKFRQINKMVEIFAPLIQQLKAKTPRILDMGAGKGYLDFALYDYLANRVGQAAEIIGVELRPALVTSGNALAKDSGFAGLRFEAGSILDYDASGADAVIALHACDTATDDAIYQGIKAGAGLIAVAPCCHKQIRRQIEAGKSDDRLDFLLRHGTFMERQAEMVTDGLRALLLEACGYRTKVFEFVSDAHTPKNNLIVAQKGAAGSREAALERIASVKAMFGIEKHYLEGLLDL, encoded by the coding sequence TTGAGTGCACCCGATCGCATCGGCGAGTTCGTGGCGGCCTTCGGCGACGCTTTTGCCGATGGCACGATCACGCGACTGAAGCTGGGCGGCTATCACGGGGCAGAGGCCGATCTCAAATCGGTCGAGGGGCGCAAGGTCGCGATCAAGGCGGGAGAGCGGCTGAGCCTGGTCTTTCGCTACAAGACGCGCGACATCACCAAGAATATTCCGCTCGATGAGGCTAAGGCATTTCTCGCGGACGGACTCGCTACGGAATATCGCAGCGCACGGCTCGAGACGACGGGGATCGACCTGCAATTCGAGCGGCAGGGCGACAAGCAGCGGCTCAAGCGCAGTGAAGTGGCCGGGCGCGATGCCGTCGAGGCCAGCCACGACCGGTCGAAAAATCGGGCGCTGAGCGATACATCCTCCCCGTGGCTGCATGCGCTCGGCATCACCGGCAAGGACGGCGCCGTGCGCAACGACGCGCAGGACAAGTTCCGCCAGATCAACAAGATGGTCGAAATCTTTGCGCCGCTGATTCAGCAGCTCAAGGCGAAGACGCCACGCATTCTCGACATGGGTGCGGGCAAGGGCTATCTCGATTTCGCGCTCTACGACTACCTTGCCAACCGGGTAGGGCAGGCGGCCGAGATCATCGGTGTCGAACTGCGCCCCGCGCTCGTGACCTCCGGCAATGCCTTGGCCAAGGACAGCGGCTTTGCGGGCCTGCGCTTCGAGGCGGGCTCGATCCTCGACTACGACGCGTCGGGCGCCGATGCGGTTATCGCGCTCCATGCCTGTGATACGGCGACCGACGACGCCATCTATCAGGGCATCAAGGCTGGGGCGGGGCTCATCGCGGTTGCACCCTGCTGCCACAAGCAAATCCGTCGCCAGATCGAAGCCGGCAAGTCGGATGACCGGCTCGATTTCCTCCTGCGCCACGGCACGTTCATGGAACGGCAGGCCGAGATGGTGACGGACGGCCTGCGGGCGCTGTTGCTCGAAGCCTGTGGCTACAGGACCAAGGTGTTCGAATTCGTTTCTGACGCGCATACGCCCAAGAACAACCTCATCGTTGCGCAGAAGGGTGCTGCCGGGTCGCGTGAGGCGGCACTTGAGCGCATCGCTTCGGTCAAGGCTATGTTCGGCATCGAAAAGCACTATCTTGAAGGTCTGCTCGACCTCTAA
- a CDS encoding peptide chain release factor 3 yields MSLSNAAAVSPRPSTEPFRLRRTFAIISHPDAGKTTLTERLLAAAGAIQQAGAVRGKAGARSTRSDWMEMEQQRGISITSSVMTFDYDGLTLNLLDTPGHSDFSEDTYRTLTAVDAAIMVIDAAKGIESQTLKLFEVCRLRDIPIITFINKVDREGQSPLDLIDEIQSKLALDLTPVLWPIGQGVDFGGYIDLVEKRVLNPQGKSIAEFESLEDLLDVEELVDNPVFMTALETLEMAQAMLPGFDLETFHEGHLSPVLFGSALKGVSVAELLRTLGDWGPEPRPQPAVPAPIEPSDKKVTGFVFKVQANMDANHRDRIAFVRLCSGKFERGMRLKNVRSGKDMAVSNPMFFFGNNRELAEEAVAGDIVGIPNHGTLSVGDTLTEGAAINVTGIPNFAPEIIRRVRLTDAMKTKQMSKALSDLAEEGVTQVFRRMVGADWIVGVVGQLQLEVLAARVAGEYGVPITFESMGFEVARWVESDDPDELKRFIAAQKVNMAEDRAEAPVFLAQNSWWADRAKQDWPKIRFLTTKERH; encoded by the coding sequence ATGTCCTTGTCCAATGCCGCCGCGGTTTCGCCCCGGCCCAGTACTGAACCCTTTCGCCTGCGCCGCACCTTTGCGATCATCTCGCACCCGGACGCCGGCAAGACCACGCTGACCGAGCGCCTCCTGGCGGCGGCCGGCGCCATCCAGCAGGCCGGCGCCGTGCGCGGCAAGGCAGGGGCGCGCTCGACCCGTTCGGACTGGATGGAAATGGAGCAGCAGCGCGGCATCTCCATCACCTCGTCGGTGATGACCTTCGACTATGACGGTCTGACGCTGAACCTGCTCGACACGCCGGGCCACTCGGACTTTTCCGAGGACACCTATCGCACACTGACGGCCGTGGACGCCGCGATCATGGTGATCGACGCGGCCAAGGGCATTGAATCGCAGACGCTGAAGCTGTTCGAAGTCTGCCGGCTGCGCGACATTCCCATCATCACCTTCATCAACAAGGTGGACCGCGAAGGACAGTCGCCGCTCGACCTCATCGACGAAATCCAGAGCAAGCTGGCGCTCGACCTGACTCCGGTGCTGTGGCCGATCGGGCAGGGTGTCGATTTTGGCGGCTATATCGATCTCGTGGAAAAGCGGGTGCTCAATCCGCAGGGAAAGAGCATCGCCGAGTTCGAGAGCCTCGAAGATCTGCTCGATGTCGAGGAACTGGTCGACAACCCGGTGTTCATGACGGCGCTGGAAACGCTGGAAATGGCGCAGGCCATGCTGCCCGGCTTCGACCTGGAGACGTTCCACGAAGGTCACCTGAGCCCGGTCCTGTTCGGCTCGGCGCTCAAGGGCGTGTCGGTGGCCGAGTTGCTGCGCACCCTGGGTGACTGGGGGCCGGAGCCACGGCCGCAGCCGGCCGTGCCGGCGCCGATCGAGCCCAGCGATAAGAAGGTCACTGGTTTCGTGTTCAAGGTGCAGGCGAACATGGACGCCAATCACCGCGACCGTATTGCCTTCGTGCGCTTGTGTTCGGGCAAGTTCGAGCGCGGCATGCGTCTCAAGAACGTGCGGTCCGGCAAGGACATGGCGGTCTCCAATCCCATGTTTTTCTTCGGTAACAACCGAGAACTGGCGGAAGAAGCGGTGGCCGGCGATATCGTGGGGATTCCCAATCACGGCACGCTGTCGGTGGGCGATACGCTGACCGAGGGCGCGGCAATCAACGTCACCGGCATTCCGAATTTTGCGCCGGAAATCATCCGCCGCGTGCGCCTGACCGACGCGATGAAGACCAAGCAGATGTCGAAGGCGCTGTCCGACCTGGCCGAGGAGGGCGTTACCCAGGTGTTCCGGCGCATGGTGGGCGCTGACTGGATCGTCGGCGTCGTGGGACAACTGCAGCTCGAAGTGCTGGCGGCGCGAGTCGCGGGCGAGTACGGGGTGCCGATCACCTTCGAGAGCATGGGCTTCGAGGTCGCCCGCTGGGTCGAAAGCGATGACCCGGATGAATTGAAGCGCTTTATTGCCGCGCAGAAGGTGAACATGGCCGAGGATCGTGCCGAGGCGCCGGTCTTCCTCGCGCAGAATTCCTGGTGGGCGGACCGTGCGAAACAGGACTGGCCGAAAATCCGCTTCCTGACGACGAAGGAACGGCATTGA
- a CDS encoding outer membrane protein: protein MRRFCFSTALVLAASPVTAADYSFAPLTPVHEFTEYGYSSSTWSGQYLGASIGGQNNRITVPGNGVLEGFGLIGGFFAGVNYEQDGLVYGVEADVDWNGYDQAAACATPAWYCAVQGSLRSRLGYAVDSFHVYGTAGIAAATVGGYGWTAGLGAEFAFSDELFARAEYRYTALGSANSWHDQTQTGVVSHAFRTGIGYKF, encoded by the coding sequence ATGCGTCGTTTTTGTTTCAGTACCGCACTCGTCCTTGCCGCGTCCCCCGTGACGGCGGCCGATTATTCCTTCGCGCCCCTGACCCCGGTGCATGAATTCACCGAATACGGCTATTCCTCCTCGACCTGGTCCGGCCAATATCTGGGTGCGTCGATCGGCGGGCAGAACAACCGCATCACCGTGCCCGGAAACGGGGTGCTCGAAGGTTTCGGTCTCATCGGCGGCTTCTTCGCCGGCGTGAACTACGAGCAGGACGGTCTCGTCTATGGCGTGGAAGCGGACGTGGACTGGAACGGCTACGACCAGGCCGCGGCCTGCGCCACGCCTGCCTGGTACTGCGCCGTCCAGGGGTCTTTGCGCTCCCGCCTCGGCTATGCGGTCGACAGCTTCCATGTCTACGGCACAGCCGGTATCGCGGCGGCCACGGTCGGTGGCTATGGCTGGACGGCAGGTCTTGGCGCGGAATTTGCCTTCAGCGATGAACTTTTCGCGCGCGCCGAATACCGCTACACCGCGCTCGGTTCGGCCAATTCGTGGCACGACCAGACGCAGACGGGCGTGGTGTCGCACGCTTTCCGCACGGGTATCGGCTACAAGTTCTGA
- a CDS encoding Hpt domain-containing protein, translating into MAQRAIVEHAPAENAKRPMRPVDLVHLAKQCLGDENLELEILRLFDTTLSTYFGRLKLSTSFDDLAINLHSIKGAAAGVGAWGVSDLATALEKDLKAGRPLAPERVGDLGMAVEEVRDFIARMLANEEV; encoded by the coding sequence ATGGCGCAAAGAGCTATCGTCGAACACGCGCCCGCGGAAAATGCCAAGCGGCCCATGCGGCCGGTGGACCTCGTGCATCTGGCAAAGCAGTGCCTCGGGGATGAAAACCTCGAACTCGAGATCCTGCGTCTCTTCGACACAACGCTGAGCACCTATTTCGGTCGGCTGAAGCTGTCGACGAGCTTTGACGACCTCGCAATCAATCTGCACTCCATCAAGGGTGCGGCAGCCGGCGTCGGAGCATGGGGGGTCAGCGACCTGGCCACCGCGCTCGAAAAGGATCTCAAGGCCGGCCGGCCCCTCGCGCCTGAGCGGGTAGGGGACCTCGGCATGGCGGTAGAAGAAGTGCGCGATTTCATCGCGCGCATGCTGGCCAACGAAGAGGTTTAA